GAGTAAGTCCTCCCTGTGATGTTGCATCGGTAGTTCAATGTTAATCccgttttctctctttctgccctGCAGGGTCTGACCGCAGTGGACTTCACAGATGACTCCAGCCTGGTTGCTGGAGGATTCGCTGACTCGACGGTACGAGTGTGGAGTGTCACACCGAAAAAACTCCGCAAGGTCAagtctgcagcaggtaaagcgTGTTCGAGGGATGGATAATGTAATACAGACTACCACACTAGATGCTTTTCTTACTCTGTGTAAATCATGTCTCCCCTTCTCCTCTCTATGAAGACTTGAATGTTATAGACAAAGAGTCGGATGATGTGCTGGAGAGGATTATGGACGAGAAGACAGCCAGTGAATCAAAGATCCTCCATGGGCACAGCGGCCCGGTGTACAGCATCAGCTTCAGCCCAGACAGGTAGATAGAACTTCATTACTTGTGTTATAAAGTCAGCGTGAGCAATTTTCTCTATTGTTGATCTTTTCTATTGATGAAATGTTTGAGGTTGTGAGAGAAAGCATGGGTCACAcacatagtctgtataaataatggatgtagtatccatgacgtcatccatctgttcctgagcgctgttttgaagccaattgtcggcaggagccatattggaaatgctgaactcaaccaaacttagtgtgaggtaaagcggcggggtttgagcctcttagccaacagctatgtgttcccgtctgggagtcaagtcactcatgtccttatttgggcaaaaactcgtgaTCTTAATAGCATCTGAACtcttgcgttagaaaaaaatccacgcctcatacagtgtgtgccgataaagaaataAGCGACGTTGACcgaagacgttttttgaaccaggctgtaaacatgttaaataatgctgcaaagatggtcttctttgaatgagtgtgtatgtggtttctggtgtttctgaagccagcctcaagtggacgctcaatgaattgcagtttataacacttcctcgtgggcttcatattttgagaccggaggttgccgttttGTCACACACTGTCCCAATCTTCATTTGTGTCAGAAATGCTTCGTCTAAGTACAGCTGACCTCTTCCATTTCCCCTTGCAGGAACTACTTGTTGTCGAGTTCTGAAGATGGCACCGTCAGGCTGTGGAGTCTTCTGACATTCACTTGTCTGGTGGGCTACAAAGGTCATAACTACCCAGTGTGGGACACTCACTTCTCCCCTCATGGGTACTATTTTGTCTCTGGGGGACATGACCGAGTAGCTCGGTAAGTTGCTGCAGAGATCATTCCCTCCCTGCCCTGTAATCCTTCTCCTGTAATCCCAGAAATGAGTCTACTGTTCAGAGAAAGGAGCGAGTCTGAAGTTGtctgtcttgtgtttctttcaACAGTCTGTGGGCGACAGATCACTACCAGCCCCTGCGGATGTTTTCTGGTCACCTTGCTGATATCACTTCCACCCGCTTTCATCCCAACTCAAATTATCTCGCCACCGGGTCTTCGGATCGCACCATCCGGCTCTGGGATGTCCTGACTGGAAACTGTGTTCGGATTTTCACTGGTCACAAGGTCAGATAAAGCTGTGCCCTGACACTTTGTGACATTCAGAGGAACTTTATAAGACTGGACATTAGTTATCATAATTTATGTCTAACTTTGAAAGCTAGGCAGATGCCAGTTAAATACATCATGTATACCTTGCTCTAAAAAAGGCTGTGTTCATCTTTACACCATCAGAGATAAAATGCTTTAGATTCACAAATATGTGCTGCAGCAGATTTGCTGATCTACAGACGACCTCAAAGAGAGTCTTTTACCTTCGTCCTCATTTCTCTTCCAGGGTCCTATTCATGCGTTGGCTTTCTCTCCTAATGGGAAGTTTTTGGCTTCAGGCGCTACTGATGGCAGAGTGCTTCTGTGGGACATTGGTCATGGACTTATGATTGGAGAGCTTAAAGGCCACACAGACACAATCTATTCCCTTAAGTTCAGTAGAGACGGGGAGATCCTTGCCTCTGGTGTGTAATCTACAACATTTCTTCTGTTCAGATCAGTTCATTAGCCTTTTACTgttaaactgaaaacataaaatattttttaaagaatgtcATAAAAGATATTTGTCTTTATGTTTCTACTGATTTCTGTAAATGTACATAATGTAGCTTTAAGAAGAGTTAATGTAATTTCACTTACTattgtttcttctgtttttttttttctttctaggCTCCATGGACAAAACTGTTCGTCTGTGGAACGCTACGAAAGCATTCGATGATTTAGAGACTGATGATTTCACAGCAGCTACAGGACACGTCCATCTACAAGATAACTCCCAGGAGCTTTTGTTGGGAACATACGTGACTAAATCTACGCCTGTCATTCACCTCCACTTTACCCGCAGGAACCTGCTGCTAGCTGCCGGGGCCTACAATCCATAAGACATTATGATTTAAGAGAAAATCACCCACAGGAAGTTGAAAGAGAACTTCTGTTCCCTAAGGGCCACAAAGAAACGGTTTGAGGTGCAGCAGGAGTAAAGACTGTATCATCAACAAATCGGCTCTGATGAATATCTCACTGAGTAAAGATAGAAATGAGGCGAGCCACCTCGGGTTCTGGCCCTCGGTCTGAAAGACTCGGGCACAGAATGAAGCAGATTAACTGCAAAGAAGTCTTGAACAGATAAGTGCCATTGATGATTAAGAACTGTTTATAAAAAATCACTGCCATGAGTCCAGCAACGTATTGCTGCCACTGGGAAATTGACTGTATTATAGTCTTTTATACTGATGgacactgtaaataaaacaagtgttttCTATATGTTGGGTATCCATGTTCTTTATTGTTTACATAGGGAAATAAAGTAATTTTATCACAAGCACATCCCGCTGcttccacctccacctccagctgtctggcatGGTCAGAATTGACACCTGTAAGGAGACAGAAAGAGCCTTGAGTGACTTAAATGGAGGAATACTGAACAAGTACAGTGTGCTTTGAAAATACCAGGATGTGAATACGTAAGTGCACTTACATTATCACTTTTCTGTGATGGCTGCTTGTTTCTTGGGCTTCAATTTGAAGAAAAGAGCAATGGTCGCTATGCTGGCATATGTGAGCAAGACACACTGAAGGAGgaatacaaagaaaaatgtttagCGATACAACAGTTTATCATTCAAAGTCATGGAAAAGTGCAGATTATATTCAGTGACACACAACTCACATTCCTCCTTCCTGTGATTGTGTATGCGTTGAAGTACTTAGCGATCCCAGAGAACTGGTGTGCGGTTCCTGCATCGTGTCCCCCCATGATGATTTGTTAATAGTCCTTAGATTAGAAGAATAAAAAGAGGATTGAGTCATTAATTATACAGGAAATAAGTATATTCAGTTTTGACCTTGGGGACAATTTGTGACAAATATGATTGAAGCTGAAGCACGTacttaataaaaagaaaaataagcaaCCAACAATAAAAGGGACACTTTTTATTAAACTGAGTAAGTATTAGAGGATTTTTCTCCCATCTTTTGACTACAACTTTATCTTTGTGTTGGAGACTATTGGCCTGAACAATGCGAGATATTTAATCATGCATTTTAGAGATGCTGACATTTTTCATACACTACATATGAAGATAAAACAGTCCTCTTAAAATGACAGTATGAATATAGAAATTATGCAATGCAAGGTGATGCCAGCTTTTCACAGGCACTTGTAATGGAACAGTGCGTTAGAAATAAGTCCAATAGGATTTTTCCTTGTAAAATATAATTGCTCAATATCACAAAATATAAACTAATCATGCAATTGAAACTAGAATTTGCATTTACATGCAAAATTAACTGATAACCTCATACCTGGTTGGCTTGAAACGCTAACACTGTTGTTACCTCGTTAAAACAAGCTTTCATGCAATGCTTCAGTAAAGCGTAATTCAATCACATTAGATTCAACGTGTATGCACTAGAGTAGTTGTTGATGAATGCACAGACAGTGGACTTTCATTCAGACTGACTTTCCTCGCTAAGGAGCAAGTTAGCTTCTCCGCATGCTAGGAGAGCTAGTTTAACTTTCACAGCGATATTCACACAGTATATTATCACAAGGGGTGTGTAAATGTAACATTGCTGTGTTGAGACATGTTtaatataaaagataaaagacTTATAATCTTTAAACGACTTGAGGATATGTCTTACCTTTACCACACGACcctttagcaaacagaagaagtcaGGTGTCCTTCAGCAGAGGCCGCAATGCTAAAGTCATGAGGAAGTCCCGCCTACTGTCGCCAATTCAAATCTGTAATATCATTGGTCCAAACCGATGTCACTCAAACCAACACCCAATGAATGGCGGAGGATGGTGCCAATCATTCTTCCTCGTCTCTGATTGGACAGACAAAGAAACGCCCGGATGAGTTTTGCTTCCGGGTTGTGATCATGGCGTGTTGCTGAACAACATGTGAGTTTTGAGACCCGAAGACGGAGAATCAATGTAAGGAAACTTTCAATCTTTAATAGTAGAATAATTATTTACTACATATTTTAACAATAGTATTTGTATTCTTCTACCACAGTATAATTCATATGTCGACTCGTAAACTAGTGTTTTTCTTCGGCCCAAGTGCTACATTATGTTAGTTGTGGCTAGTTCAGTCACAAGTTGAGTAATAGCGTTATATTTACATGTTGCATATAGTATATGATTCAACCATGTCTATTTTCAAACAACGTTAAATAGTTAGATGTGCTTACGATGAATCAGACAGTCTGATTAGAAAGCAaaactgatgttttgtttgctgctttgATGCAAACCCTGTTTCTACATTTGGATTTAAATGCATCTGTTAAGGTGGAATGCAATACAAATTAACTCACATTTCATATGTACAAACGATCAAACTGGGTGTCTTAACAGAATTGTATTAATTGTATCATTATCAGGATAATAACTGTCTATACAAAAGATATTgacattgtttttttccagaaGTCTGAAAGAGCATCAAACATGGCATCTGTGGAGGAGGACTTCCCTCGAGGAGGGACAGCAAAGAAGTCCACTGAGAGTAAAATAGTGGTGCAGAGGGCAGAAGTGGACAACTTGTTTCAGGTACTATCCCCCTTCTTTTTCTGTCCTACTTGGTCTTATCTTGCACAGTGAGGGTGGGACATAATATCCATATGGGGACAAATTACATATTATTGTCCTCCCTCAAAGCATACAAGTGTTGTGTCGCTGGTGTGTaatattgttattttgtttaaatcTGTCCCCGTATTTGACTCACTACATTAGTACTCAAAGAAGCCTCGAGGTGGCGCTAATGGTATTAATCCTGAACTTTAAAGGGGCATTTTGTATTTCAAAAGATAATCAGATTTTGTGATGTATCACATATAATTGTTTGCAATTGATCGGTTATTGTAGAATTGCTTGTGGATAGTGTGTTGCATATTGTGTGTTATCCTGCGATTCTCCCCCCTTTTCTGCACACCTATTTGTCTAGTTGTGTGTCTATTTTGCATACTTTGTCATTAATAGAATGTCCtctataattaaaaatgttttccttctttcttgcaGTCCAATGAAAAAGCAGAAACTAAGAAAAGGAAGGGAGCGGTCAAAGATGATGGGAAGACACCAAAAAAGTTTAAGACAGATATAGGGAAAAAAGATGGTCTGACACTGAACAAGGCCGTCAAATGTGTGGAAATTCTACATATCAAGGTAATACATTTTTCTCGGACCAGTGTTTGGATAAAATTTATTTAATGTGTTGAAGTAGTCCAGTTATATACTTCAATGTTACTCGTTACAACCTCTggcattgtgtgtttttttatttttattttgcagaatGTGAAGGAGGGTATGCTGATGCTGGGCTGTGTGAAGGAGGTGACAGACTTTGAGGTGACCGTAGGCCTTCCTTGTGGCCTGCAAGGCTTCCTCAGCATCAACTACATCTGTGACTCGTACGCCAAGTTGCTCAGTGAGCAACTGGACTCGGCTGACACTGAGGTAGGCCTGAGGGATGATGGTTCGGTTATGTATGTGTTGAAGGTGCTTAAAAATATTGAAGTGGGATTTGCCAACTGAAACCACATGTTTAATGATTATCTGAAAAATCTGGT
The Notolabrus celidotus isolate fNotCel1 chromosome 7, fNotCel1.pri, whole genome shotgun sequence DNA segment above includes these coding regions:
- the atp5md gene encoding ATP synthase membrane subunit DAPIT, mitochondrial, coding for MGGHDAGTAHQFSGIAKYFNAYTITGRRNCVLLTYASIATIALFFKLKPKKQAAITEK